A single Lactuca sativa cultivar Salinas chromosome 8, Lsat_Salinas_v11, whole genome shotgun sequence DNA region contains:
- the LOC111903704 gene encoding twinkle homolog protein, chloroplastic/mitochondrial — MNFDSCTPGQYTLLICPLCKGGQSKERTLSFHKNQNEKVAIWRCFDFECGLSGHVLADVGSIQDEVNKVNVPKKPSEETLCLEPLGDELIEYFATQKISEEILKKNVVMQMIDDKNVIAYTYRRNGELVNYKFRSITSRKFWQISVYEERNKWRHKN, encoded by the exons ATGAATTTTGATTCCTGTACCCCTGGCCAATACACTCTCCTAATTTGTCCATTG TGCAAAGGTGGGCAATCCAAAGAGAGAACTCTTTCATTCCATAAAAACCAAAATGA GAAAGTTGCAATATGGAGATGCTTCGATTTTGAATGTGGATTATCTGGTCAT GTTTTAGCGGATGTGGGTTCTATACAAGAtgaagtcaacaaagtcaatgtTCCCAAAAAACCAAGTGAAGAGACCTTGTGTTTAGAGCCCCTTGGTGATGAG TTGATTGAATACTTTGCTACACAAAAAATATCAGAAGAGATTTTGAAGAAAAATGTTGTTATGCAAATGATTGATGATAAG AATGTGATAGCTTATACATATAGAAGAAATGGTGAGCTTGTCAACTATAAATTTCGCAGCATAACAAGCAGAAAGTTTTGGCAG ATATCGGTATATGAAGAAAGGAACAAGTGGAGGCACAAAAACTAA